In Pogoniulus pusillus isolate bPogPus1 chromosome 41, bPogPus1.pri, whole genome shotgun sequence, a genomic segment contains:
- the CTXN1 gene encoding cortexin-1, with translation MNDASTMEYELLSPSLVEHPAGSAGMDAEQKTVFAFVIFLLVFLVMLMVRCFRILLDPYSRMPASSWTDHKEGLERGQFDYALV, from the coding sequence ATGAATGATGCATCGACCATGGAGTATGAACTCCTCTCCCCATCGCTGGTGGAGCACCCGGCGGGCTCGGCGGGCATGGATGCCGAGCAGAAAACAGTCTTTGCCTTCGTCATCTTCCTCCTGGTCTTCCTGGTGATGCTGATGGTTCGCTGCTTCCGCATCCTGCTGGACCCCTACAGCCGCATGCCTGCCTCCTCCTGGACTGACCACAAGGAGGGCTTGGAGAGAGGCCAGTTTGACTACGCATTGGTGTag